The genomic DNA AATATATACGGATATTACTTCTGTAGGCTTAAGAACTATAAAACCGGGGATTATCTTTGAAGCAGGGATTTTCAAAAATTCAATTATTTGCTTAGAAAAACTTATGCTTAGAAATGCAGCAGCAACTACAAAACCGATGCAATAAAATATTCTAACGCGAAGTTCGTCAAGATGCCCGATAAGAGTCAGAGAATCCGGATTAGTCCTTTTTTTCTCCATCGCTTCTTTTTTCCTCTTCAGAATCCCCCTGAAAAGCTTTTTTGAATTCTCTTATGGATTGGCCTAACGCTTTGCCTACAGCAGGAAGCTTGCTGGCTCCGAAAAGAAGCAAGGCAA from Elusimicrobiota bacterium includes the following:
- the tatA gene encoding twin-arginine translocase TatA/TatE family subunit, translated to MFGLGFQEIALLLLLALLLFGASKLPAVGKALGQSIREFKKAFQGDSEEEKRSDGEKKD